In Caballeronia insecticola, one DNA window encodes the following:
- the prpR gene encoding propionate catabolism operon regulatory protein PrpR, with product METAHTPRIWAIGISKLRDLYRDVASEYDQIADLRIVARGFEDAVHDIEHAGADRPDVIVAAGSNGSYLKARTGVPVVLVAPTGFDVMHALARAKREADSVALVTHGETPPELKRFFAAFGMQVESASYLAAEDAEACVLDLRDRGVKAIVGPGLVTELAEAAGLKSVFLYSRASVQAAIDTALDVAHATLAATLRRRRLDQVLQNLRDGVIALDAQGRIEALSGKMAQLLRLSPSQAVGRRLAELAPEVAAAVPSAPGESLETVRGASYVVHRSAWSDGSDEAGGAIVTFQESVALQRMDRSVRTRQRATQLSARYVIGDLLGESAAIERARERMRRYARSDATVLIRGESGTGKELAAQGIHNASARREFAFVALNCGAFPETLLESELFGYEEGAFTGARRGGKPGLIETAHRGTLFLDEIGEMPLPLQSRLLRVLQEREVVRLGSTEPLQVDVRIVAATHRALTERVEKGEFRADLFYRLNILNLALPPLRERAADIPLLAAHLLAQARKSNPDTAMASLEPVLARLSTYRWPGNVRELQNVIERIAVEMEHAPGEPLTPALLEEIAPEVVTAETVDQADLTLKERAKRTQADEVRAVLDAFDGDREKACAALGISKTTLWRKLNQ from the coding sequence ATGGAAACTGCTCACACGCCGCGCATCTGGGCCATCGGCATCAGCAAACTGCGCGATCTTTATCGCGATGTCGCGTCCGAATACGACCAGATCGCCGATCTGCGCATCGTTGCGCGCGGCTTCGAGGACGCCGTCCACGACATCGAGCACGCAGGCGCGGACCGGCCCGACGTGATCGTCGCGGCGGGATCGAACGGCAGCTATCTGAAGGCGCGCACCGGCGTGCCGGTGGTGCTGGTCGCGCCGACCGGTTTCGACGTCATGCACGCACTCGCGCGCGCGAAACGCGAAGCGGACTCGGTCGCGCTCGTCACGCACGGCGAGACGCCGCCCGAATTGAAGCGTTTCTTCGCGGCGTTCGGCATGCAGGTGGAAAGCGCGTCCTATCTCGCCGCCGAGGACGCCGAAGCCTGCGTGCTCGATCTGCGCGATCGCGGCGTGAAGGCGATCGTCGGCCCCGGGCTCGTCACCGAGTTGGCGGAAGCGGCCGGGCTCAAGTCGGTGTTTCTGTACTCGCGCGCATCGGTGCAGGCGGCCATCGACACGGCGCTCGACGTTGCGCACGCGACGCTCGCCGCCACGCTCAGGCGCCGTCGTCTCGATCAGGTGCTGCAGAATCTGCGCGACGGCGTCATCGCGCTCGACGCGCAAGGCCGCATCGAAGCGCTCTCCGGCAAGATGGCGCAGCTGTTGCGGCTGAGCCCGTCGCAGGCGGTCGGGCGGCGGCTCGCGGAACTCGCGCCGGAAGTCGCGGCGGCGGTGCCGTCGGCGCCGGGCGAATCGCTGGAGACGGTGCGCGGCGCGAGCTATGTCGTGCATCGCAGCGCGTGGAGCGACGGGTCCGATGAAGCCGGCGGCGCCATCGTCACCTTTCAGGAATCGGTCGCGCTGCAGCGAATGGACCGCTCCGTGCGCACGCGGCAACGCGCGACGCAGCTTTCGGCGCGCTATGTGATCGGCGATCTGCTCGGCGAGAGCGCGGCCATCGAACGGGCGCGCGAGCGCATGCGCCGTTATGCGCGCTCGGATGCGACCGTGCTGATTCGCGGCGAGAGCGGCACCGGCAAGGAACTCGCGGCGCAGGGCATTCACAACGCGAGCGCGCGGCGCGAGTTTGCGTTCGTCGCGCTCAATTGCGGCGCGTTTCCGGAGACGCTTCTGGAAAGCGAGTTATTCGGCTACGAGGAAGGCGCGTTCACGGGCGCGCGGCGCGGCGGCAAGCCGGGGCTGATCGAGACGGCGCATCGCGGCACATTGTTTCTCGATGAAATCGGCGAAATGCCGCTGCCGCTGCAAAGTAGGCTGCTGCGCGTCTTGCAGGAACGCGAAGTCGTGCGGCTCGGTTCAACGGAGCCGCTGCAAGTGGATGTGCGCATCGTCGCGGCGACGCATCGCGCGCTGACCGAGCGCGTGGAGAAGGGCGAGTTTCGCGCCGATCTGTTCTACCGGCTCAATATCCTGAATCTAGCGCTGCCGCCTTTGCGCGAACGCGCCGCCGATATTCCGCTGCTCGCCGCGCATTTGCTCGCGCAGGCGCGCAAATCGAACCCTGACACGGCGATGGCATCGCTCGAACCGGTGCTGGCGCGCCTGTCGACGTATCGCTGGCCGGGGAACGTGCGCGAATTGCAGAACGTGATCGAGCGGATCGCGGTGGAAATGGAGCATGCGCCGGGCGAGCCGCTGACGCCGGCGTTGCTCGAGGAAATCGCCCCGGAAGTCGTGACGGCTGAAACCGTCGATCAGGCGGACTTGACGCTAAAAGAACGCGCGAAACGCACGCAGGCGGACGAAGTGCGCGCGGTGCTCGACGCATTCGATGGCGATCGCGAGAAAGCATGCGCCGCGCTCGGCATCAGCAAGACGACGCTGTGGCGCAAGCTGAATCAGTGA
- a CDS encoding DUF2288 domain-containing protein — protein MSDASTPSPLYAKLLGETAQIGWPELERFFAKGVLIWVKGDLDLVSVAEAVANDDTQQVTQWLSAGLIERMQAETAADVAARDPELWAVVLSPWVCVQERG, from the coding sequence ATGTCCGACGCATCAACGCCCAGCCCGCTCTATGCCAAGCTCCTCGGTGAAACCGCCCAGATCGGCTGGCCCGAACTGGAACGCTTCTTCGCGAAGGGCGTGCTCATCTGGGTCAAGGGCGACCTGGATCTCGTGAGTGTTGCGGAAGCCGTCGCCAACGACGACACGCAACAGGTCACCCAATGGCTTTCCGCCGGCCTGATCGAACGCATGCAGGCCGAAACCGCCGCCGATGTCGCCGCGCGCGATCCCGAACTGTGGGCGGTCGTGCTCTCGCCGTGGGTGTGCGTGCAGGAGCGCGGCTGA
- the pcaG gene encoding protocatechuate 3,4-dioxygenase subunit alpha — translation MTKLNQTPSQTVGPYFAYGLVPEQYNFDLKSLFTASAADREVPGEHIAVVGNVFDAEGKPINDALIEVAQADANGRYVQSVQEARESGFRGFARVGTGTDPKLRFIVDTVKPGKTADDSAPHLDVIVLMRGMLLHSYTRIYFEDEAEANAKDAVLQSVPAERRHTLLAKREAGGSAKPGASGTIYRFDIHLRGPNETVFFDL, via the coding sequence ATGACCAAGCTGAATCAAACCCCTTCGCAGACCGTCGGACCGTACTTCGCCTACGGCCTCGTGCCCGAGCAGTACAACTTCGACCTGAAGAGCCTCTTCACCGCATCGGCGGCGGACCGTGAAGTGCCGGGCGAGCATATCGCCGTCGTCGGCAACGTGTTCGACGCCGAAGGCAAGCCCATCAACGACGCGCTGATCGAAGTCGCTCAGGCCGATGCCAACGGCCGCTACGTGCAGAGCGTGCAGGAAGCGCGCGAGTCGGGCTTTCGCGGCTTTGCCCGCGTGGGCACGGGCACGGATCCGAAGCTGCGCTTTATCGTCGACACGGTGAAGCCCGGCAAGACCGCCGACGATTCCGCGCCGCATCTCGATGTCATCGTGCTGATGCGCGGCATGCTGCTGCATTCGTACACGCGCATCTACTTCGAAGACGAAGCCGAAGCCAACGCGAAAGACGCCGTGCTGCAAAGCGTGCCGGCCGAGCGCCGTCATACGCTGCTCGCGAAGCGCGAAGCGGGCGGATCGGCCAAGCCGGGCGCGTCGGGCACGATCTACCGATTCGACATCCATCTGCGCGGTCCGAACGAGACCGTCTTCTTCGACCTGTAA
- the pcaH gene encoding protocatechuate 3,4-dioxygenase subunit beta, with protein sequence MTSPILTPRDWESHPPYLSPGYKSSMLRSPGLPLIPLKENLRNRRVPVYGAEDLGVLDADLTRNAAKNGEPLGERIIVTGRVLDEGGRPVRNTLVEVWQANAAGRYVHKADQHDAPLDPNFLGAGRCLTDNEGRYRFMTIKPGAYPWGNHPNAWRPNHIHFSLFGEYFGSRLVTQMYFPGDPLLELDPIYQGIPEHARHRLVSRFSIDTTQENYALGYEFDIVLRGPDQTPTE encoded by the coding sequence ATGACCTCCCCCATCCTCACGCCGCGCGACTGGGAATCCCATCCGCCGTATTTGTCGCCGGGCTACAAGTCGTCGATGCTGCGCAGCCCGGGCCTGCCCCTGATTCCGTTGAAGGAAAACCTGCGCAACCGCCGCGTGCCGGTCTACGGCGCTGAAGATCTGGGCGTGCTCGACGCCGACCTCACCCGCAACGCCGCCAAGAATGGCGAGCCGCTCGGCGAGCGCATCATCGTGACGGGCCGCGTGCTCGACGAAGGCGGCCGTCCGGTGCGCAACACGCTCGTGGAAGTGTGGCAGGCGAATGCCGCGGGCCGTTATGTCCACAAGGCCGATCAGCACGATGCGCCGCTCGACCCGAACTTTCTCGGCGCGGGCCGCTGCCTGACCGATAACGAAGGCCGCTATCGCTTCATGACGATCAAGCCGGGCGCGTATCCGTGGGGCAATCACCCCAACGCCTGGCGTCCGAATCACATCCATTTTTCGCTGTTCGGCGAGTACTTCGGTTCGCGTCTGGTCACGCAGATGTACTTCCCAGGCGATCCGCTGCTCGAACTCGATCCGATCTACCAGGGCATTCCCGAGCATGCGCGGCACCGTCTCGTGTCGCGTTTCTCGATCGATACCACGCAGGAAAACTACGCGCTCGGCTACGAATTCGACATCGTGCTGCGCGGCCCGGACCAGACGCCGACGGAGTGA
- the pcaQ gene encoding pca operon transcription factor PcaQ encodes MDTDFTNTRVKFRHLQCFLAVTQLGSVQRAADSLSITQPAVSKTIGELESILGVRLFERGRRGAVPTREGRLFAPHASACVASLREGVDMLLRERGDVPGTIAVGILPTVAPVLLSPALASFRQQWPAVSLSVWTDSNALLLEKLKAGDVDLVVGRLSEPEAMHALSFEQIYREPLAVVVRREHPLTLETPLTPALLARFVIVVPPFGTLIRQSAESVLTAFGAHALTALVETLSVSLGRSLAMNNDAVWFVPAGAVEQDIALGLLTALPMPFAGTDEPIGLIRRNDSARTPVEETLVDALREAGRSRAGRK; translated from the coding sequence ATGGATACCGACTTCACCAACACCCGCGTCAAGTTCCGGCATCTGCAGTGTTTTCTGGCCGTCACGCAGCTTGGCAGCGTGCAGCGCGCCGCCGACAGCTTGTCGATCACGCAGCCCGCGGTATCGAAAACAATCGGCGAGCTCGAATCCATTCTAGGCGTGCGGCTGTTCGAGCGCGGGCGGCGCGGCGCGGTGCCGACGCGCGAAGGGCGTTTGTTCGCGCCGCATGCGAGCGCGTGCGTCGCGTCGCTGCGCGAAGGCGTCGACATGTTGCTGCGCGAGCGCGGCGACGTCCCGGGGACGATCGCGGTCGGCATCCTGCCGACGGTCGCGCCCGTGCTGCTGTCGCCCGCGCTGGCATCGTTCCGGCAGCAGTGGCCGGCGGTGTCGCTGTCGGTGTGGACGGATTCGAACGCGCTGCTGCTCGAAAAGCTGAAGGCGGGCGATGTCGATCTCGTGGTCGGACGCCTGTCGGAGCCCGAGGCGATGCACGCGCTCTCGTTCGAGCAGATTTATCGCGAGCCGCTCGCGGTGGTCGTGCGGCGCGAACATCCGCTCACGCTGGAGACGCCGCTTACGCCCGCGTTGCTCGCGCGCTTCGTGATTGTCGTGCCGCCGTTCGGCACGCTGATCCGGCAGTCGGCGGAGAGCGTGCTGACCGCGTTCGGCGCGCATGCGCTGACGGCGCTCGTCGAAACCTTGTCGGTGTCGCTCGGTCGCTCGCTCGCGATGAACAACGACGCCGTGTGGTTCGTGCCCGCGGGCGCGGTCGAGCAGGACATCGCGCTCGGCTTGCTCACCGCGCTGCCGATGCCCTTCGCGGGCACGGACGAGCCCATCGGCCTGATTCGTCGGAACGATTCGGCGCGCACGCCGGTGGAAGAAACGCTCGTCGATGCGTTGCGCGAAGCCGGACGCTCCCGCGCCGGGCGCAAATGA
- a CDS encoding response regulator transcription factor, with translation MKTILLVDDDPATIEAWTLCMQGEDCTVLCAFDGNGALTILGEQAVDIVVSDWMMPGLGGALLCQTMKNDAALAHIPFLMISGHPNPPAFVSYDGYLRKPVDMETLITAVNRLCAAKKRPLY, from the coding sequence ATGAAGACTATTCTGCTCGTCGACGACGACCCCGCCACCATCGAAGCCTGGACCCTCTGCATGCAAGGTGAGGATTGCACCGTGTTATGCGCGTTCGATGGCAACGGAGCGTTAACGATCCTGGGCGAGCAGGCGGTGGATATCGTCGTGTCCGACTGGATGATGCCGGGCCTGGGCGGCGCGCTGCTGTGCCAGACCATGAAGAACGACGCGGCGCTCGCGCACATTCCCTTTCTGATGATTTCCGGGCATCCGAATCCGCCGGCATTCGTCAGTTACGACGGCTATCTGCGCAAACCTGTCGACATGGAAACGCTCATCACCGCGGTCAATCGCCTGTGCGCCGCGAAGAAGCGGCCGCTTTACTGA
- a CDS encoding lysophospholipid acyltransferase family protein, whose amino-acid sequence MRRTLVKWFFATYLLGSGIVWSILILPLFPFVGRNGRYGLARLWCRAMVVMMRVITGVTCSIEGLEHLPDGPCIILSRHESTWETLSFMALFPRRISFVFKHELMNIPFFGWVLRGLDMVHLDRGSIRQAHMAVTRECAVRLKKGDAVVIFPEGTRVAHDAPLKLASGGVRLACATKVPVVPVVHDAGRVWPAKGWPDHGGHIRVIVTPSLPLECEIPQELNRLAQKQMDAALAELR is encoded by the coding sequence ATGCGTCGCACTCTCGTCAAGTGGTTCTTTGCAACCTATCTGCTCGGCAGTGGCATTGTGTGGTCGATCCTGATCCTGCCGCTGTTCCCGTTCGTCGGCCGCAACGGACGCTATGGGCTCGCAAGGCTCTGGTGCCGCGCGATGGTCGTGATGATGCGCGTGATCACCGGCGTCACATGCTCGATCGAAGGGCTGGAGCATCTGCCGGACGGGCCGTGCATCATCCTGTCGCGGCATGAATCGACATGGGAAACGCTGTCGTTCATGGCGCTTTTTCCGCGCCGCATCAGCTTCGTGTTTAAGCACGAACTCATGAACATTCCGTTTTTCGGCTGGGTTTTGCGCGGGCTCGACATGGTGCATCTCGATCGCGGATCGATTCGCCAGGCGCATATGGCGGTGACGCGCGAATGCGCGGTGCGGCTGAAAAAAGGCGATGCGGTGGTGATTTTTCCGGAAGGCACGCGCGTCGCGCACGATGCGCCGCTCAAGCTCGCCTCAGGCGGCGTGCGCCTCGCCTGCGCGACCAAGGTGCCGGTCGTGCCGGTCGTGCACGACGCCGGCCGGGTCTGGCCCGCGAAGGGCTGGCCCGATCACGGCGGGCATATTCGCGTGATCGTCACGCCGTCTCTGCCGCTCGAATGCGAGATTCCGCAGGAATTGAACCGTCTCGCGCAGAAACAGATGGACGCGGCGCTGGCCGAACTGCGCTGA
- the pip gene encoding prolyl aminopeptidase, producing METQSPKEFDEGMLDVGDGHSIYWRAQGPRDAPAMLIVHGGPGGAMNLKWAEVLEQDKWRVVFFDQRGCGKSTPFGRLEHNGIDALVGDMEKLRVALNIERWALFGGSWGTTLGLAYGVAHPERCLGFLLRGVFLARREDIDWFLWDVRRVFPEAHRAFLDAIEAACGTRPTSAPQILALTEAPLARFDEAGTRLARAWTHYETTLSVVNKPEKEPSEEEKRPSAEANAAAISMALLERHYMANELPPSPLLPRIGRIAHLPCRIVHGRFDMVCPADQALDLAAHWPGAELTVVNAAGHWTFEPGNVAALRAGAAALAETLGSVAA from the coding sequence ATGGAAACTCAATCGCCGAAAGAATTCGACGAAGGCATGCTCGACGTAGGCGACGGTCATTCGATCTACTGGCGCGCCCAGGGACCGCGCGACGCGCCCGCGATGCTGATCGTGCACGGCGGCCCCGGCGGCGCGATGAACCTGAAATGGGCCGAGGTGCTCGAGCAGGACAAATGGCGCGTCGTGTTCTTCGATCAGCGCGGCTGCGGCAAGTCGACGCCCTTCGGCAGGCTGGAGCATAACGGCATCGATGCGCTCGTTGGCGATATGGAGAAGCTGCGCGTCGCGCTGAATATCGAGCGATGGGCGCTGTTTGGCGGCTCGTGGGGCACGACGCTCGGCCTTGCGTACGGCGTCGCGCATCCGGAGCGTTGCCTCGGATTTCTGCTGCGTGGCGTTTTTCTGGCGCGCCGCGAGGACATCGACTGGTTCCTTTGGGACGTGCGCCGCGTCTTTCCCGAGGCGCATCGCGCATTTCTCGATGCGATCGAAGCGGCTTGCGGCACGCGTCCGACCAGCGCGCCGCAGATTCTGGCGCTGACCGAGGCGCCGCTCGCACGCTTCGATGAAGCCGGCACGCGGCTCGCGCGCGCCTGGACGCACTATGAGACGACGCTCTCCGTCGTCAACAAACCGGAGAAGGAGCCGTCCGAGGAAGAGAAGCGCCCGAGCGCGGAGGCCAACGCCGCGGCCATTTCGATGGCGCTGCTCGAACGTCACTACATGGCGAACGAACTGCCGCCGTCGCCGCTTCTGCCGCGCATCGGGCGGATTGCGCATCTGCCTTGCCGGATCGTGCACGGACGCTTCGACATGGTCTGCCCGGCCGATCAGGCGCTCGATCTGGCGGCGCACTGGCCCGGCGCGGAACTGACCGTCGTGAATGCGGCGGGGCACTGGACCTTCGAGCCGGGCAATGTCGCGGCACTGCGCGCGGGCGCGGCCGCGCTGGCGGAGACGCTCGGGAGCGTGGCGGCCTGA
- a CDS encoding EAL domain-containing protein: MATAQTDIVDGITLRTHLQPIYSLPHQREVGYEALLRGDAGGGTLVGPFDLFGRAIVAGKLIELDRMSHVTHLHNAAPLLRDAQWLFVNINPATFTHPGYAARLAATARDAGLAPERLVIEVLESGGTDLAEISRATHAFRAQGFLVAVDDFGAGHSNIDRLLTLKPDIVKLDRSLVRTKSAHMRDALMPKLVDLLHESGMFVVAEGIETGEDLMLAARSNVDFVQGYLFGLPAARLAERGAATPLFEDVFDALAQMRRTERLAGDLLLLPYRSKLTQAAARFTAGAATEAACADLLALPCTLSCFFLDEGGRECMPGLAGAAAKAPSERFAPIADPSTGRWDNRPYFVDAHANPQQVITSAPYLSVTGTSLCVTLTIATQRAARPVVIGADLDWRSLIEAAPAIF, translated from the coding sequence GTGGCGACCGCTCAGACGGATATCGTCGACGGCATCACGCTGCGCACGCATCTGCAGCCGATCTACAGCCTGCCGCATCAGCGCGAAGTCGGTTACGAGGCGCTGTTGCGCGGCGATGCGGGCGGCGGCACGCTCGTCGGACCGTTCGACCTGTTCGGGCGGGCCATCGTCGCGGGCAAGCTGATCGAACTCGACCGCATGAGCCACGTCACGCACCTGCACAACGCGGCGCCGTTGCTGCGGGACGCGCAGTGGCTCTTCGTCAACATCAATCCGGCGACCTTCACGCATCCGGGCTATGCCGCGCGGCTCGCGGCGACCGCGCGCGACGCGGGCCTCGCGCCGGAGCGTCTCGTGATCGAAGTGCTGGAATCCGGCGGCACGGACCTGGCCGAAATCTCGCGCGCGACGCATGCATTTCGCGCGCAGGGCTTTCTCGTCGCCGTGGACGACTTCGGCGCGGGACACTCCAATATCGACCGGTTGCTCACGCTCAAGCCGGATATCGTCAAGCTCGACCGCAGTCTCGTGCGCACGAAAAGTGCCCACATGCGCGACGCGCTGATGCCCAAACTCGTCGATTTGCTGCATGAATCGGGCATGTTCGTGGTCGCGGAAGGCATCGAGACCGGCGAGGATCTGATGCTCGCCGCGCGCTCGAACGTCGATTTCGTGCAGGGCTATCTGTTCGGTTTGCCGGCCGCGCGTCTCGCCGAGCGGGGCGCGGCCACGCCGCTGTTCGAAGACGTCTTCGATGCGCTCGCCCAGATGCGCCGCACCGAGCGCCTCGCGGGCGATCTGCTCCTTTTGCCGTATCGCTCGAAACTCACGCAAGCGGCGGCGCGCTTCACGGCGGGCGCGGCAACCGAAGCCGCCTGCGCCGATCTGCTCGCCCTGCCCTGCACGCTGAGTTGCTTTTTCCTCGATGAAGGCGGCCGCGAATGCATGCCGGGCCTGGCCGGCGCGGCCGCGAAGGCGCCGAGCGAGCGCTTTGCGCCGATTGCCGATCCCTCGACCGGGCGCTGGGACAACCGGCCTTATTTCGTCGATGCGCACGCCAATCCGCAACAGGTGATCACAAGCGCGCCGTATCTCTCCGTGACGGGCACGTCGCTGTGCGTGACGCTTACGATCGCCACGCAGCGCGCCGCCCGACCGGTTGTGATCGGCGCGGACCTCGATTGGCGCAGTTTGATCGAGGCGGCGCCCGCGATTTTCTGA
- a CDS encoding N-acyl amino acid synthase FeeM domain-containing protein has translation MERSNLATAAANQTESAVRPTLTVVPALQKSERMPFTIRIVRDDEGLQKAVSIRRSAYGRHLPEFAETMTIESADRDRGTVVLLAESRLDGAPLGTMRVQTNAYAALAVEQSVRLPEHLAASRLAEATRLGVAGGMMGRVVKVALCKALWMFCEMHEIDYMVITARSPLDREYEAMLFKDVFGAGEFLPMSHVGGLPHRVLAKDVAAARQRWEEARHPLFNYMVHTHHPDIDLHSVDLSFDWEPVRCPEAPMMAYGR, from the coding sequence ATGGAACGTTCGAACCTTGCCACCGCCGCCGCCAACCAAACCGAATCGGCGGTTCGTCCCACGCTCACGGTCGTGCCCGCGCTTCAGAAATCGGAACGGATGCCGTTTACTATTCGTATCGTCCGTGATGATGAAGGGCTGCAAAAGGCCGTCTCGATCCGCCGCTCCGCATATGGCCGGCATTTGCCCGAATTCGCCGAAACGATGACGATCGAATCCGCCGACCGCGATCGCGGCACGGTCGTGCTGCTGGCGGAATCGCGGCTCGACGGCGCGCCGCTCGGCACCATGCGCGTCCAGACGAATGCGTATGCGGCGCTCGCGGTCGAGCAGTCGGTGCGTCTACCCGAGCATCTGGCGGCGAGCCGTCTCGCGGAAGCCACGCGTCTGGGCGTCGCGGGCGGGATGATGGGACGGGTCGTGAAAGTGGCGTTGTGCAAGGCGCTCTGGATGTTCTGCGAAATGCACGAGATCGATTACATGGTGATCACGGCGCGTTCGCCGCTGGATCGGGAGTATGAGGCGATGCTCTTCAAGGATGTTTTCGGCGCCGGCGAATTCCTGCCGATGTCACACGTGGGCGGCCTGCCGCATCGCGTGCTGGCGAAGGATGTCGCCGCGGCGCGCCAACGCTGGGAAGAAGCCCGTCATCCGCTCTTCAATTACATGGTGCACACGCATCACCCCGATATCGATTTGCATTCTGTAGATTTATCTTTTGATTGGGAACCGGTACGATGCCCGGAGGCTCCGATGATGGCTTACGGCAGATAA